Proteins from one Falco cherrug isolate bFalChe1 chromosome 7, bFalChe1.pri, whole genome shotgun sequence genomic window:
- the LCTL gene encoding lactase-like protein, with protein MKTYILRIWCMLVPIIQLNSAEDFQWTKNNPGSFYYGTFPAGFLWGVGSSAYQTEGAWDKDGKGPSIWDAFTHKKGKTFRNETGDSACDSYYKVKDDIQLLKELKVNHYLFSISWPRIMPTGIKTEQLNEKGIQFYNDIINSLLENNIIPIVSLYHWDLPQVLQDKYGGWQNISMVNYFNDYANLCFEKFGDRVKHWITFSNPWAVAEKGYETGEHAPGLKLGGCGAYKAAHHIIKTHAKVWHSYNNTWRSEQQGMVGISLTSGWGEPVDPHSQTDRDAAERYIQFHLGWFANPIYRGDYPEVMKNYVGRKSAQQGLGTSRLPTFSVQEKTYIKGTSDFLGIGHFTTRYVLQKSFPFLQVSSYHTDRDLAELVDPKWPATGSKWLYSVPWGFRRLLNFIKTQYGNPLIYVTENGVSEKAQHTQLCDEWRMEYLKGYINEILKALKDGVNIKGYTAWSLLDKFEWNKGFSERFGFYHIDFENKNKPRYPKASVEYYKKIISANGFPNPRQVENWYRKAMDTCSIAHQLLGTGNDVSSVL; from the exons gTTTTTTATGGGGTGTTGGAAGTTCTGCATACCAGACTGAAGGGGCTTGGGACAAGGATGGGAAAGGACCAAGTATCTGGGATGCTTTTACTcacaagaaagggaaaacatttaGAAACGAAACAGGAGATTCAGCATGTGATAGCTACTACAAAGTTAAG gaTGATATTCAGTTACTGAAGGAGCTGAAAGTTAATCACTACCTATTCTCTATTTCATGGCCTCGGATTATGCCCACTGGCATCAAAA CAGAGCAACTGAATGAAAAAGGAATACAGTTCTACAATGATATAATTAATAGTCTTCTGGAAAACAATATTATCCCTATCGTGAGCCTCTACCACTGGGATCTTCCACAG GTTCTCCAAGACAAGTATGGTGGCTGGCAAAATATAAGCatggtaaattattttaatgattaCGCAAATCTGTGTTTTGAGAAGTTTGGCGATCGTGTGAAACATTGGATTACTTTTAGTAATCCTTGG GCAGTTGCTGAAAAGGGTTATGAAACAGGAGAACATGCACCAGGACTGAAGCTCGGTGGATGTGGAGCATACAAAGCAGCACACCATATAATTAAA ACTCACGCAAAGGTATGGCACTCTTACAATAACACATGGCGTAGTGAGCAGCAAG GTATGGTTGGAATTTCCCTAACTAGTGGTTGGGGTGAACCTGTTGATCCACATAGCCAAACAGATAGAGACGCTGCTGAAAGATACATACAGTTTCATTTGGGATGGTTTGCAAATCCAATTTACAGAGGAGACTATCCAGAAGTTATGAAGAATTATGTAG GTAGGAAGAGTGCCCAGCAGGGCCTGGGGACATCAAGATTACCAACTTTCTCAGTGCAAGAGAAAACCTATATTAAAGGCACATCGGATTTCCTGGGAATAGGTCATTTTACAACTCGTTATGTTCTACAGAAGAGCTTTCCCTTTCTACAAGTGTCCAGTTACCACACTGACCGTGATTTGGCTGAACTGGTGGACCCAAAATGGCCAGCTACAGGATCTAAATGGTTATATTCTGTGCCTTGGGGATTCAGAAGATTACTCAATTTCATTAAG ACACAGTATGGGAACCCTCTCATTTATGTGACAGAGAATGGAGTTTCTGAGAAGGCACAGCATACGCAACTGTGCGATGAATGGCGGATGGAGTATCTGAAAGGATATattaatgaaatactgaaag CTCTAAAGGATGGTGTTAATATCAAAGGCTATACTGCCTGGTCACTGCTGGATAAATTTGAATGGAACAAAGGCTTCTCTGAAAGATTTGGATTTTATCACAttgattttgaaaacaagaacaaaccACGATACCCAAAGGCATCCGTTGAGTATTATAAAAAGATTATCAGTGCAAATGGATTCCCAAATCCAAGACAG GTGGAAAATTGGTATCGGAAGGCCATGGACACTTGCTCTATCGCACACCAACTCCTTGGTACAGGTAATGATGTGTCTTCTGTTTTATAA